In Scylla paramamosain isolate STU-SP2022 chromosome 31, ASM3559412v1, whole genome shotgun sequence, one DNA window encodes the following:
- the LOC135088758 gene encoding leucine-rich repeat neuronal protein 3-like — MAGKVIMPNSHGSFKGHRQCVEAAGGRSGARGYGRDSPPAVNPVGGRAPRPTRRELTVSLYVKTLLKVMSSVYACVYACCCEAWRQDSWRRAAGLCGRTHGVLAYAVMLCALPAVTEGFCPRACTCNYSVMQVSCEEAGLDNVPILLNPRVQDLRLQNNNIHTLAQSLVFYLDLRFLDLSGNELESLGENNFKEQWNLRELRLGHNRLQSVEPKSLRGLARLQKLALNNNAITHLEDGAFQEAGNVTELDLSHNRLRAVGAGGLLGLASLDRLDLSGNRLTRVPGGGLINLAHLNLTHNLISQVPPRAFSGFPALASLVLDRNNISIIAAAAFEAVAELRRLSLADNRLLAVPSPSLASLSRLQYLDLSGNLFESLPEDCFRGLRSLQGLSVSRCPRLHTVSSEAFLSSASLQILQLSHNPRLAALPPSALASLLTLRQLDLSACGLRTLTPTQVPLRNLRSLQLAGNPLTCNCSLVWFSRLASNPNSSITFDHPTCASPPALYGVSLRDLGGDEVGCQSSVAVWAAVAGVSVLVLVILSYLAVLCWRRLKRWRRNRKRRREGDKACWEDPFLPDGGLSVTRLPTRPINGNTLTHTPTPLGPPPRLPPTHPLHYHLHHQGCLQQCPYAALHPLYSPLLPPCHPDYDRGRPSPPTTPSSMTSPPPLPLSDPPNWYATIGGDGGEDSGRESRPPTPFDPSDSPRKVPVTYV; from the exons ATGGCTGGCAAGGTGATAATGCCTAATTCACATGGCAGCTTCAAGGGCCACAGGCAGTGTGTCGAGGCCGCGGGGGGGCGCAGTGGGGCGAGGGGATATGGACGAGACTCACCCCCAGCGGTGAACCCTGTTGGGGGTCGCGCCCCTCGGCCCACCAGGAGAGAACTAACAGTGTCTTTATACGTGAAAACTTTGCTCAAGGTGATGTCcagtgtgtatgcgtgtgtttaCGCGTGCTGCTGCGAGGCTTGGCGGCAGGACAGttggcggcgggcggcgggacTCTGCGGGAGGACGCATGGCGTGTTGGCCTACGCGGTGATGCTGTGCGCCCTACCTGCTGTCACCGAGGGGTTCTGTCCTCGCGCATGCACGTGCAACTACTCCGTGATGCAGGTGAGCTGCGAGGAGGCGGGGCTGGACAACGTACCCATCCTCCTCAACCCTCGCGTGCAGGACCTACGTctgcaaaacaacaacatccaCACACTCGCTCAGTCCCTCGTGTTCTACCTCGATCTGCGGTTCCTCGACCTCTCTGGGAATGAGCTCGAGTCCCTTGGGGAAAACAACTTCAAGGAGCAGTGGAATCTTCGGGAGCTTCGTCTGGGTCACAACAGGCTGCAGAGCGTGGAGCCCAAGTCGCTGCGTGGCTTGGCCAGGCTGCAGAAGTTGGCACTGAACAACAACGCCATCACGCACCTCGAGGATGGGGCCTTCCAGGAGGCAGGGAACGTGACGGAGCTCGACTTGTCCCACAACAGGCTGCGGGCGGTGGGGGCGGGCGGCCTGCTGGGCTTGGCGTCTCTGGACCGCCTCGACCTGAGTGGGAACAGGCTGACACGTGTGCCTGGTGGGGGACTCATTAACCTAGCCCACCTCAACCTCACCCACAACCTTATCTCGCAAGTGCCTCCTCGTGCCTTCAGCGGCTTCCCAGCCCTCGCTTCTCTCGTCCTCGACAGGAACAACATCAGCATCATCGCCGCGGCGGCCTTCGAGGCGGTGGCGGAGCTGAGGCGGCTGTCCTTGGCGGATAATCGGCTTTTGGCGGTGCCTTCCCCCTCCCTGGCTTCGCTGTCACGCCTGCAGTACCTCGACCTCAGCGGTAACCTCTTTGAGAGTCTCCCGGAAGACTGTTTCCGTGGCCTTCGGAGTCTGCAGGGTCTGAGTGTGTCGCGGTGCCCTCGCCTGCACACAGTGAGCAGCGAGGCCTTCCTCAGCTCAGCCTCCCTCCAGATCCTCCAGCTGAGCCACAACCCACGCCTCGCAGCCCTGCCTCCTTCCGCCCTCGCCTCCCTGCTCACCCTCCGCCAGCTGGACCTCTCCGCCTGTGGCCTCCGCACCCTCACTCCCACACAG gTGCCGCTGCGGAACCTGAGGAGCCTCCAGCTAGCGGGCAACCCCCTCACGTGCAATTGCTCCCTGGTGTGGTTCTCGCGGCTGGCCTCGAACCCCaactcctccatcaccttcgACCACCCCACCTGTGCCAGCCCCCCAGCACTGTATG GTGTGTCACTGCGGGATCTGGGCGGCGACGAGGTGGGGTGCCAGTCCTCCGTGGCAGTGTGGGCGGCCGTGGCGGGCGTGAGCGTGCTGGTCCTCGTCATTCTCTCCTACCTCGCGGTGCTCTGCTGGCGGAGACTGAAGAGGTGGCggaggaacagaaaacggagaagagagggggacAAAGCATGCTGGGAGGATCCGTTCTTACCTGATGGGGGCCTGTCTGTCACCCGCCTCCCCACCCGCCCTATCAACGGGAACACCCTTACCCACACCCCCACCCCACTAGGCCCCCCTCCACGCCTTCCCCCAACACATCccctccactaccacctccaccaccagggCTGCTTACAACAGTGTCCCTACGCAGCCCTGCATCCCCTGTACAGCCCTCTGCTCCCCCCCTGCCATCCTGATTATGATAGAGGGCGGCCGtcccctcccaccaccccctcctccatGACCTCCCCGCCCCCATTACCTCTAAGTGACCCCCCCAACTGGTACGCTACGATAGGGGGGGATGGTGGGGAGGACAGTGGCAGGGAAAGCCGTCCCCCTACCCCCTTTGATCCCTCTGATAGCCCTCGTAAAGTACCGGTGACATATGTTTGA